From the genome of Psychrilyobacter atlanticus DSM 19335, one region includes:
- a CDS encoding GTP pyrophosphokinase translates to MKNIKVDRFLKKYDKMVPVYNEMIEVIQEIFENEIENREYRLQSIDFRIKTKGSLSKKIHDKGRKYQRLSDITDVVGVRVVTFMEDQVDIAAEKIKEFFVIDEKNTIDKRKALDPRSFGYMSLHYVVSFPLEEKYKKFKGIRFEIQIRSLLQHTWATIEHDLGYKSRIGIPDELIRSFSRVASLLELADKEFVNIKQDLIKYEEKVHDSMKMGKNMPSDSPLNNITIRYFMENNVILNNLFRETLAELNLKEEVREEAPVEIIKLLNYFKLKRIGDLETILQTKKREIIFVTNKIVQETGENVIEKRGIFYSMAYVLLGGEPLSEKLKFLEMFKILTDDERKGMAEMMEKYHLEYKNKSKKPTKYSLKNIIFRNKKGAK, encoded by the coding sequence ATGAAAAATATAAAAGTAGATCGATTTTTAAAAAAATATGATAAGATGGTGCCCGTCTATAATGAGATGATAGAGGTCATACAAGAGATCTTTGAAAATGAGATTGAAAATAGGGAATACAGACTTCAAAGTATAGATTTTCGAATAAAAACCAAGGGGAGTCTGAGTAAAAAAATTCATGATAAGGGGAGAAAGTATCAGAGGTTATCCGATATTACCGATGTTGTAGGAGTGAGAGTAGTTACTTTTATGGAGGATCAGGTAGACATAGCTGCTGAAAAAATAAAAGAATTTTTTGTGATAGATGAAAAAAATACTATCGATAAGAGAAAAGCATTGGATCCTAGATCTTTTGGATATATGTCCCTTCACTACGTGGTGTCATTCCCATTAGAAGAGAAGTATAAAAAATTTAAAGGGATAAGGTTTGAGATTCAGATAAGGAGTCTTCTACAGCATACTTGGGCTACCATAGAACATGATTTGGGGTATAAAAGCAGGATAGGAATCCCAGATGAATTAATAAGAAGTTTCTCTAGGGTCGCAAGTTTACTGGAGTTAGCTGATAAGGAATTTGTAAATATAAAACAGGATCTGATAAAATATGAGGAAAAAGTACATGATTCTATGAAGATGGGGAAAAATATGCCTAGTGATAGCCCGTTAAATAATATAACCATCAGGTATTTTATGGAAAACAATGTTATCTTAAATAATCTTTTTAGAGAGACTTTGGCAGAACTCAACTTAAAGGAAGAGGTAAGGGAAGAAGCTCCTGTAGAGATAATAAAATTATTGAATTATTTCAAATTAAAGAGGATAGGAGACCTAGAAACTATACTCCAGACTAAAAAAAGAGAAATAATTTTTGTAACCAATAAAATAGTCCAGGAAACAGGAGAAAATGTAATAGAGAAAAGAGGTATATTTTATTCCATGGCCTATGTACTGTTAGGAGGAGAACCGCTCAGCGAAAAGTTAAAATTTTTAGAGATGTTTAAGATATTGACCGACGACGAGAGAAAAGGAATGGCAGAAATGATGGAAAAATATCATCTAGAGTATAAAAACAAATCCAAAAAGCCTACTAAATATTCACTAAAGAATATTATTTTTAGAAACAAAAAGGGGGCTAAATGA
- the uvrB gene encoding excinuclease ABC subunit UvrB, whose amino-acid sequence MFKLVSNYTPTGDQPSAIKTLVEGLNNNYRDQTLLGVTGSGKTFTIANVIKETNRPALIMAPNKTLAAQLYSEYKKFFPENAVEYFVSYYDYYQPEAYIPSTDTFIEKDSSINDEIDKMRHSATAALLTRKDVIIVASVSAIYGLGSPETYKKMTLAIDLKSGMSRDEVMKKLIYLRYERNDIAFERGKFRVKGDIIDIYPVYQESGYRLEYWGDELESISEINTLTGQSIKRNIQRIMIMPATHYLTEGEKLEQIMEEIKNDLEIQVEKFENSGKLLEAQRIKQRTEYDLEMIKEIGYCKGIENYSRYLSGKKEGEKPHTLLEYFPDDFLIFIDESHIGLAQIGGMYKGDRSRKTTLVENGFRLPSALDNRPLKFEEFREVGGQMVFVSATPGDFELENSEAVAEQLVRPTGIVEPKIIIKPTKNQVDDLLEEIRLRVEKRQCVLVTTLTKKMAEELTEYYADLGVRVKYMHSGIDTLERIEIIRGLRKKEFDVLVGINLLREGLDIPEVSLVAILEADKEGFLRSRRSLIQTMGRAARNIEGEAILYADIMTKSMKEAISETDRRREKQIEYNINNNIDPRSTINEISEDLLNLDYGLDIDEINEEVMIYTSKKDIIEQIERLKVEISQLAGELDFEGAIKKRDEMLKLDKLLLEI is encoded by the coding sequence ATGTTTAAATTAGTATCAAATTATACTCCTACAGGAGATCAGCCAAGTGCTATAAAGACTCTGGTAGAGGGGTTAAATAATAATTATAGAGATCAGACATTATTAGGAGTAACGGGATCAGGGAAAACATTTACTATAGCCAATGTAATTAAGGAAACTAATAGACCGGCCCTTATTATGGCTCCCAATAAAACTCTGGCAGCACAGCTGTATTCAGAGTATAAAAAGTTTTTTCCTGAGAATGCAGTAGAATATTTTGTATCCTACTACGATTATTACCAACCAGAGGCTTATATACCGTCTACAGACACGTTTATAGAGAAAGACTCATCTATCAACGATGAGATCGATAAAATGCGACATTCGGCTACTGCAGCCCTTTTAACTAGAAAAGATGTTATAATAGTAGCGTCTGTATCGGCTATCTATGGTTTAGGGTCTCCTGAAACATATAAGAAGATGACCTTAGCTATCGACCTTAAGAGTGGTATGAGCAGAGATGAAGTTATGAAAAAATTAATATACTTGAGATATGAAAGAAATGATATAGCCTTTGAAAGGGGAAAATTCAGGGTAAAGGGAGATATTATAGATATCTATCCTGTATATCAGGAGAGTGGATACAGGCTTGAATACTGGGGGGATGAACTGGAAAGTATCTCTGAAATAAACACCCTTACAGGGCAGAGTATAAAAAGGAATATTCAGAGAATAATGATTATGCCGGCCACTCACTACCTGACAGAGGGAGAGAAGTTAGAGCAGATCATGGAGGAGATAAAAAATGATCTGGAGATCCAGGTGGAAAAATTTGAAAATTCAGGAAAGCTCCTGGAAGCCCAGAGGATAAAACAAAGGACTGAATACGATCTCGAGATGATAAAGGAGATCGGTTACTGTAAGGGCATAGAGAATTATTCCAGATACCTGTCGGGGAAAAAAGAGGGGGAGAAACCTCATACACTACTGGAGTACTTTCCCGATGATTTTTTAATCTTTATAGATGAATCTCATATAGGGCTGGCTCAAATTGGCGGGATGTACAAGGGAGACAGATCTAGAAAAACAACTTTGGTAGAAAATGGATTTAGATTACCATCTGCTTTAGATAACAGACCTCTAAAATTTGAAGAGTTCAGAGAGGTAGGAGGTCAGATGGTATTTGTTTCGGCTACCCCTGGAGACTTTGAATTAGAAAATAGTGAAGCAGTAGCAGAACAACTGGTTCGTCCTACAGGAATTGTAGAGCCTAAAATAATAATAAAACCGACTAAAAATCAAGTGGATGACCTCTTAGAGGAGATAAGGTTAAGAGTAGAGAAAAGACAATGTGTTTTAGTGACTACACTGACAAAAAAAATGGCAGAAGAGCTGACAGAATATTATGCAGATTTAGGTGTAAGGGTAAAATATATGCATTCTGGAATAGATACCCTAGAGAGAATCGAGATAATTCGGGGGTTGAGAAAAAAGGAATTTGATGTATTAGTAGGAATAAATTTATTAAGGGAAGGACTAGATATTCCAGAGGTATCCTTGGTAGCTATATTAGAAGCAGATAAAGAAGGGTTTTTAAGGAGTAGGAGATCACTGATACAAACAATGGGAAGAGCCGCCAGAAATATAGAGGGAGAAGCTATCCTATATGCAGATATCATGACAAAATCTATGAAAGAGGCTATCTCAGAAACAGATAGAAGAAGAGAAAAACAAATAGAATATAATATAAATAATAATATAGACCCTAGGTCAACTATAAATGAGATCTCAGAAGATCTGCTCAATCTCGATTATGGTTTAGATATAGATGAGATAAATGAAGAGGTAATGATATACACTTCTAAAAAGGATATAATAGAGCAGATAGAAAGATTAAAGGTGGAAATAAGTCAGTTAGCTGGAGAATTAGATTTTGAAGGAGCTATAAAAAAGAGGGATGAAATGTTAAAATTAGACAAATTATTGTTGGAAATATAG
- a CDS encoding DMT family transporter: MKKSLVADVTLLLVSIVWGSGFVATKILLDAGISPFYMMGFRFLIAGISLGVIFFNRIKKMKKEDILGGFLVGILLYLAFGAQTVGLQYTTPSKNAFLTGVNVVIVPFLYWAVTQKKPDKYVFAAVIICFLGTAFLSTGNNMSFGYGEFLSLVCAVLFAGHIVSNGHYVDKTGPFILCFLQMIFASIFSFVTAFSVETLPPVISSQTWAAIFYVGLVTTMLAFFLQTWAQAHTTSTKTAIIISTEAVFGTLFSVALLGELLTLNMIIGGFAIFIAIITAETKWNFLKFNKKTVKI; the protein is encoded by the coding sequence ATGAAAAAAAGTTTAGTAGCAGATGTAACATTATTATTGGTATCAATTGTATGGGGGTCGGGCTTTGTAGCCACTAAGATATTATTGGATGCAGGGATATCACCATTTTATATGATGGGATTTAGATTTTTAATAGCAGGAATATCTCTAGGAGTTATTTTTTTTAATAGGATAAAGAAGATGAAAAAAGAGGATATATTGGGAGGATTTTTAGTAGGGATCTTATTGTATTTGGCTTTTGGAGCACAGACAGTAGGACTGCAGTATACGACGCCGTCTAAAAATGCTTTTTTAACAGGGGTAAATGTGGTTATAGTACCTTTTTTATATTGGGCTGTGACTCAGAAAAAGCCTGATAAATATGTTTTTGCAGCAGTTATTATTTGTTTTTTAGGGACAGCATTTTTATCTACAGGAAATAATATGAGTTTTGGATATGGGGAATTTTTGTCTCTAGTCTGTGCAGTTTTATTTGCGGGACACATAGTTTCAAATGGTCATTATGTAGATAAAACAGGACCTTTTATCCTTTGTTTCCTACAGATGATCTTTGCATCTATCTTTTCATTTGTGACAGCATTTAGTGTGGAAACACTACCACCGGTGATATCTTCTCAGACTTGGGCAGCCATATTTTATGTGGGATTAGTAACAACAATGTTGGCATTTTTCCTACAAACTTGGGCACAGGCTCATACAACTTCTACAAAAACGGCGATAATTATATCAACAGAAGCAGTTTTTGGAACATTGTTTTCAGTGGCTTTATTGGGAGAGTTATTAACTCTAAATATGATTATTGGGGGATTTGCTATCTTTATAGCAATAATAACCGCAGAAACAAAATGGAATTTTTTGAAATTTAACAAGAAAACAGTTAAGATATAA
- a CDS encoding sensor domain-containing diguanylate cyclase — MLRAKSLFIVTISSIVVFILIFVNLKKSVEKDYEQIEVGISKSIYKLINNEFHSSYSNLERLNVDWSKWDDSYNFIDSGDPKIREDYIKSNLVDTILEDLDLNLILFLNDNGKIVYQTSSDDDSDEDLSSREVIELKNEIEFHKQKTGMIAGKNNKILIFSNLGITDSNNSKKPVGNLIMGYFLDEKKLKTLEEKLGIPFNILGVSENSKNPYEIKIEKDTVLNKFYIPTLSGRSIVLENQRDANILFLGKENIKKYIVMLLINFLILIFVIYIFMERFIVKRLRNMEHSVKEIIKHKDLGKRLEINGKDEIGDLGKNINNLLEDIEKMKKRLYNLATYDVMTGILNRHIGLEKLNKKFKKVKKNKGTLIAVFIDINNLKYVNDRFSHEEGDELIKNIVKTIEGSLLPEDIFLRFGGDEFILGFDRLNIAEVRVLFNDIEKQFEEYTKNNSKQYKTSISVGMVECSGDDTLEEYINLADIEMYKDKKNKKKLPERIYI, encoded by the coding sequence ATGTTAAGAGCAAAAAGTTTATTTATAGTAACAATTTCTAGTATTGTAGTCTTTATTTTGATTTTTGTTAATCTAAAAAAATCAGTAGAAAAAGATTATGAACAGATAGAGGTTGGAATATCTAAATCAATATATAAATTGATAAACAATGAATTTCATAGTTCATATTCAAACTTAGAAAGACTTAATGTTGATTGGTCTAAATGGGATGATAGCTATAATTTTATAGATTCAGGTGATCCTAAAATAAGAGAAGATTATATTAAGAGTAACTTAGTTGATACCATTTTAGAAGACTTAGATTTAAACCTTATTCTCTTTTTAAATGATAATGGGAAAATAGTATACCAGACAAGCTCTGATGACGACTCCGATGAGGATCTTTCTTCAAGAGAGGTTATAGAATTAAAAAACGAGATAGAGTTTCATAAACAAAAAACAGGAATGATAGCTGGAAAAAATAATAAAATTTTAATTTTTTCCAACTTAGGAATAACAGACAGCAATAATTCAAAAAAACCAGTTGGTAACTTAATTATGGGTTATTTTCTAGATGAAAAAAAATTGAAAACTTTAGAAGAAAAATTAGGAATTCCATTTAATATATTAGGAGTTTCTGAAAATTCAAAAAATCCATATGAAATCAAAATAGAAAAAGATACCGTCCTCAATAAATTTTATATTCCAACCCTTTCTGGCCGGAGCATTGTCTTAGAAAATCAAAGAGATGCCAATATATTATTTTTAGGAAAGGAAAATATAAAGAAATATATAGTAATGCTGTTAATAAACTTTTTAATTTTGATTTTTGTTATCTATATCTTTATGGAAAGATTTATTGTAAAGAGGTTAAGAAATATGGAACACTCAGTTAAAGAGATCATAAAACATAAGGATTTAGGGAAACGCCTTGAAATCAATGGGAAAGATGAAATTGGGGATTTAGGAAAAAATATAAACAACCTCTTAGAAGATATTGAAAAGATGAAAAAAAGGCTTTATAATTTAGCTACCTATGATGTAATGACAGGGATACTTAACAGACATATCGGCCTGGAAAAATTAAATAAAAAATTTAAAAAAGTTAAGAAAAATAAAGGTACTCTAATAGCTGTCTTTATCGACATAAATAATCTCAAATATGTAAATGATCGATTTTCCCATGAAGAAGGGGATGAGTTGATTAAAAATATTGTTAAAACTATAGAAGGCAGCCTCCTCCCGGAAGATATTTTTCTACGGTTTGGAGGAGATGAATTTATCCTGGGATTTGATAGATTAAATATAGCAGAAGTAAGGGTATTATTTAATGATATTGAAAAACAATTTGAAGAATATACTAAAAACAATTCAAAACAATACAAGACCAGTATAAGTGTTGGAATGGTAGAATGCTCTGGAGACGATACCTTGGAAGAATATATCAACCTAGCAGATATAGAGATGTATAAAGATAAGAAAAACAAGAAAAAATTACCAGAACGAATATATATATAA